The following are encoded in a window of Vigna unguiculata cultivar IT97K-499-35 chromosome 8, ASM411807v1, whole genome shotgun sequence genomic DNA:
- the LOC114193137 gene encoding formin-like protein 6 isoform X2, producing the protein MHFALVGGCVFDYCFTTDVMEEDEYRVYLGGIIGQLRGHFPDASFMVFNMREGDSQSQISNILCDYDMTVIDYPRQYEGCPLLTMEMIHHFLRSGENWLQLGHQNVVLMHCERGGWPLLAFMLAALLIYRKMFTGEQKTLDMIYKQAPRELLQLMSPLNPLPSQLRYLQYISRRNVGSEWPPLDRALTLDCVIIRLIPNMGGEGGCRPIFRIYGQDPFIPADRTPKVLFSTPKRSKLVRYCKQTDCELVKIDIHCHVQGDVVFECIHLHSDLEHEEMMFRVMFNTAFIRSNILMLNRDEIDILWNAKDCFPKNFRVEVLFSDMDASSSVISIDLPRVEEKDGLPVEAFAKVKEIFSNVDWLDSKEEVASVLQHITSSNILLEKFDAGVSAATSGLQRESSENSAAVLKAYSDPNIQTSAVQGKHSTSSLGSSLDFALGNKTEPLESKTLSENDMKTLESLASTDGDSLAKKIDLLGSKEKTIDNSSVSAPMEKNNDSLELKESPENSLRTSASTSQGKQLTPSLDEAKVPYKDAYSMTQDVGPLETKEKDTESLETKSLMEQPVEASTIKTKIEPHELQVSLQLPTQTKIISSPVRPTVRSASASTSYFNSLKGSPVAISRYRSAPSALGITSVLQDHEAVDIKEVTHAVTVSPPASDSKVLKTSVDALKTTEKAFESLSPAAATTPPPPPPPSPPPPSFSPAPSLPKGPPPPPPPPALSGFPSSLGINESVSVPSTPPPPPPPPPSLSGSAPPPPPPPPASAFQNSLSENSKSGPPVPPPPPPSLPGSAPSSSPSAPLPPPPPGSTSQSSLSSSTNVPPVPPPPLSANGLSKPGVPGPPGVPGPPGPPGVPGPPSAPFGAKGRGLMRANAKGQSKRSNLKPYHWLKLTRAMQGSLWAETQKLDEFCRAPEFDMSELETLFSAASPASNEKGGKSNRRASGQKVEKVQLIELRRAYNCEIMLTKVKIPLPDLMCAVLAMDDTVLDIDQIENLIKFSPTKEEMETLKNYTGNKDNLGKCEQFFLELMKVPRVESKLRVFSFKMQFLSQVSELKRDLNIVNSASEEIRNSVKLKRIMQTILSLGNALNHGTARGSAVGFRLDSLLKLTDTRARNNKMTLMHYLCKVLAEKLGELLDFHKDLLSLEAATKIQLKYLAEEMQAISKGLEKVVQELTASENDGPVSEFFCQILKEFLSYAESEVRSLAQLYANVGRNADALALYFGEDPARCPFEQVVSTLLNFVRLFVKAHDENCKQIELDRKRAEKEAEHEKLKLAAAKKEAEHMMRTTIKSGDIK; encoded by the exons TCTTTGATTACTGCTTTACCACGGATGTtatggaagaagatgaatataGAGTGTATCTAGGAGGAATAATTGGGCAACTTCGTGGTCACTTCCCCGATGCTTCATTCATGGTGTTCAACATGCGGGAAGGAGACAGCCAAAGCCAGATTTCAAACATTTTGTGTGACTATGATATGACTGTGATAGATTATCCTCGACAGTATGAAGGGTGCCCGTTGCTTACCATGGAGATGATCCATCATTTCTTGAGATCAGGTGAAAACTGGCTTCAACTTGGGCATCAAAATGTTGTCTTGATGCATTGTGAACGAGGTGGGTGGCCGTTACTAGCGTTTATGCTGGCTGCACTCTTGATTTATAGGAAGATGTTTACAGGGGAGCAGAAAACACTAGACATGATATATAAACAAGCTCCTCGGGAACTTCTGCAGTTGATGTCACCATTGAATCCTTTACCTTCACAATTGAGATATCTTCAGTACATATCAAGAAGAAATGTTGGTTCAGAATGGCCTCCTCTTGATAGGGCACTTACTTTGGACTGTGTAATTATAAGACTCATTCCTAACATGGGTGGAGAGGGTGGTTGCCGTCCTATATTTAGAATATATGGGCAAGACCCTTTTATTCCTGCAGATCGAACTCCCAAAGTTCTCTTTTCAACTCCAAAAAGGAGCAAACTTGTTCGCTACTGTAAGCAG ACTGATTGTGAACTGGTTAAGATTGACATCCACTGTCATGTTCAAGGAGATGTCGTTTTTGAGTGTATTCATCTGCACAGTGATTTAGAGCATGAAGAAATGATGTTTCGGGTGATGTTTAATACAGCATTCATAAGATCAAATATTTTGATGCTTAACCGTGATGAAATCGACATACTATGGAATGCTAAAGATTGCTTCCCTAAGAATTTCAGAGTGGAG GTTCTTTTCTCAGATATGGATGCTTCATCTTCTGTTATTTCAATTGATCTGCCTCGTGTTGAGGAGAAAGATGGCCTCCCTGTTGAAGCATTTGCAAAGGTCAAGGAGATTTTCAGCAACGTGGATTGGCTAGATTCAAAGGAAGAAGTAGCAAGTGTGCTCCAACATATCACATCTTCAAATATCCTTCTGGAAAAATTCGACGCTGGGGTTTCTGCTGCAACTAGTGGCTTGCAAAGGGAGTCATCTGAAAATTCTGCAGCTGTTTTGAAGGCATACAGTGATCCAAACATTCAGACTTCTGCAGTTCAGGGGAAACATTCTACATCCTCATTGGGATCGTCTTTGGATTTTGCTTTGGGAAATAAGACCGAACCATTAGAGTCAAAGACATTGTCCGAAAATGACATGAAGACTCTAGAGTCATTAGCATCCACTGATGGAGATTCATTGGCaaagaagattgatttgttagGATCAAAGGAGAAAACAATTGATAACTCATCTGTTAGTGCTCCTATGGAAAAGAACAATGACTCTCTAGAACTGAAGGAATCACCAGAAAATAGCCTCAGGACTTCTGCTTCCACAAGTCAGGGGAAACAGCTTACTCCCTCATTAGATGAGGCCAAGGTTCCATATAAGGATGCATATTCAATGACACAGGACGTGGGACCATTAGAGACAAAGGAAAAGGATACTGAATCATTAGAAACAAAGTCATTAATGGAACAACCTGTTGAAGCAAGCAcaattaaaacgaaaattgaaCCTCATGAATTGCAGGTTTCCCTCCAGCTTCCcactcaaacaaaaataatttcttcaCCGGTGCGTCCAACTGTCCGATCTGCTTCTGCTTCCACTTCTTATTTTAACTCCTTAAAAGGTTCACCTGTAGCTATCTCAAGATATCGTAGTGCACCATCAGCTCTTGGAATAACATCTGTGTTGCAGGATCATGAAGCAGTGGATATCAAAGAAGTAACTCATGCAGTTACAGTATCTCCTCCAGCTTCAGATTCCAAGGTGTTGAAAACTTCAGTTGATGCTCTTAAAACCACGGAAAAGGCTTTTGAATCCCTTTCTCCTGCAGCTGCAACTACACCACCGccaccgccaccaccatctcctCCTCCCCCATCATTTTCTCCAGCTCCTTCCCTTCCTAAAGGTCCTCCTCCACCGCCGCCTCCACCTGCGCTGTCTGGGTTTCCATCTTCATTGGGTATAAATGAATCAGTTTCTGTGCCTAGCACTCCTCCTCCTCCCCCGCCTCCACCTCCTAGCCTTTCAGGTTctgcaccaccaccaccaccccctCCTCCCGCTTCTGCATTCCAAAATTCTTTGTCTGAGAACTCCAAAAGTGGTCCTCCTGTACCCCCACCTCCACCTCCTAGCCTTCCTGGTTCAGCTCCATCATCATCACCTTCAGCGCCACTACCACCCCCTCCTCCAGGCTCTACGTCCCAAAGTTCTTTGTCTAGCTCCACAAATGTTCCACCTGTACCCCCACCTCCCCTTTCTGCCAATGGATTGTCAAAACCTGGAGTTCCTGGACCTCCTGGAGTTCCTGGACCACCTGGACCACCTGGAGTTCCTGGACCACCTTCTGCTCCTTTTGGTGCAAAGGGTCGTGGCCTGATGCGAGCTAATGCAAAAGGTCAATCTAAGAGGAGCAATCTGAAACCTTACCATTGGTTAAAATTAACAAGGGCGATGCAAGGAAGCTTATGGGCTGAGACACAAAAACTAGATGAGTTTTGTAG GGCTCCAGAGTTTGACATGTCAGAACTTGAAACTTTGTTCTCCGCAGCTTCTCCAGCTTCTAATGAAAAAGGGGGAAAGTCAAATCGCCGTGCCTCTGGGCAAAAAGTTGAGAAAGTTCAACTG ATTGAGCTCAGGCGGGCCTATAACTGTGAGATCATGCTTACAAAAGTCAAAATCCCTTTGCCTGACTTGATG TGTGCTGTGCTTGCAATGGATGATACAGTATTAGATATCGATCAAATTGAGAACCTTATAAAATTCTCTCCAACCAAAGAAGAGATGGAAACACTCAAG AACTATACCGGGAATAAGGACAACTTGGGAAAGTGTGAGCAG TTCTTCTTAGAATTGATGAAAGTGCCAAGAGTGGAAAGCAAGCTAAGAGTTTTCTCTTTTAAGATGCAATTCTTATCCCAG GTTTCAGAGCTGAAAAGAGATTTGAATATTGTGAATTCTGCATCTGAAGAG ATAAGGAATTCAGTCAAGTTGAAAAGAATCATGCAGACCATTCTTTCTCTGGGTAATGCTTTGAACCATGGAACTGCAAGAG GTTCGGCTGTTGGGTTTCGATTGGATAGTCTCCTTAAACTAACTGATACACGAGCAAGAAACAACAAGATGACTCTTATGCATTATCTCTGTAAG GTGCTTGCTGAAAAACTAGGAGAACTTCTCGATTTCCATAAAGACCTATTGAGTTTGGAGGCGGCAaccaag ATACAATTAAAATACTTGGCAGAGGAAATGCAAGCTATTAGTAAAGGACTGGAGAAAGTAGTTCAGGAATTGACTGCATCAGAGAATGATGGACCTGTGTCAGAATTCTTCTGCCAG ATTCTGAAGGAATTTCTTTCTTATGCTGAATCTGAAGTAAGGTCTTTGGCTCAACTTTATGCCAATGTG GGTAGAAATGCAGATGCATTGGCTTTATACTTTGGTGAAGATCCAGCACGTTGTCCATTTGAACAAG TTGTATCTACGCTGCTCAACTTTGTGAGGTTGTTCGTGAAAGCACATGACGAAAATTGCAAGCAGATTGAACTAGACAGAAAGAGAGCAGAGAAGGAAGCAGAGCATGAGAAGTTGAAGCTAGCTGCTGCCAAGAAGGAGGCTGAACATATGATGAGGACCACCATAAAGAGTGGGGATATTAAATGA